In Leptospira stimsonii, a single window of DNA contains:
- a CDS encoding DUF2804 domain-containing protein, translating to MKIIGSENKVNYGVFDGPVEFNYKEFQLLDFFGKEISGLKKRFAFKRFNYIGIITEEFLIGFAAVSLGYVYNVFAYLYHYKDGILYEFDTKGLDLGSSLLFPANPDEYKIQFKKGASFLSIEKSHSKGKLLVDAFLGKKLRFKFSADYGLKTHSPLRVLNPSEPTHWTFTEKCSPLIPSSLELSFQDRPLVFDPKKVTVLYDWSGGYLRRETNWYWAAFSSILPDNTKIGANFAALVNESFFSENAYWIDHDRQRVPRLIFDFSQKDPYKPWKIYDEEGLVELDFVPEGERKDKMNLIFSKLYFRQFVGKFSGRFRTTKGKEVTFKDVYGFTEFHRSLW from the coding sequence ATGAAAATAATCGGTTCCGAAAATAAAGTCAATTATGGCGTTTTTGATGGTCCAGTTGAATTCAATTATAAGGAATTTCAACTGCTCGATTTCTTTGGAAAAGAGATAAGCGGCTTAAAGAAGCGTTTTGCTTTTAAAAGATTCAATTACATAGGAATCATAACCGAAGAATTCCTAATCGGTTTTGCCGCGGTAAGTCTAGGTTACGTGTATAACGTATTCGCGTACCTTTATCACTATAAAGACGGGATTCTCTATGAGTTCGATACGAAAGGATTGGATCTTGGAAGTTCCTTATTATTCCCGGCGAACCCGGACGAGTACAAGATTCAATTTAAGAAAGGGGCTTCCTTTCTTTCCATCGAGAAGTCGCATTCGAAAGGAAAGCTTCTCGTGGATGCATTCCTTGGGAAGAAACTTCGGTTTAAATTTTCCGCGGATTACGGTTTAAAAACCCATTCTCCATTGAGGGTGTTAAATCCCTCCGAACCGACCCATTGGACCTTTACCGAAAAATGTTCACCGCTGATACCGAGTTCCCTCGAGCTTTCCTTTCAAGACCGTCCTCTCGTTTTCGATCCTAAAAAAGTCACTGTCCTTTACGATTGGTCCGGAGGATATCTTAGAAGGGAAACCAATTGGTATTGGGCGGCGTTTAGTTCGATTCTTCCCGACAATACGAAGATCGGCGCAAACTTTGCGGCTCTGGTAAACGAATCGTTCTTTTCCGAGAACGCATATTGGATCGATCACGATAGGCAGAGGGTTCCTCGGTTGATTTTTGATTTTTCTCAGAAAGATCCATATAAACCTTGGAAAATATACGATGAGGAAGGATTGGTGGAGTTGGACTTTGTTCCCGAAGGGGAACGAAAAGATAAGATGAATTTGATCTTTTCAAAATTATATTTTAGACAATTTGTGGGAAAATTTTCCGGAAGATTTAGGACGACAAAGGGAAAAGAAGTAACATTTAAGGATGTTTACGGATTTACCGAATTTCATCGATCGCTTTGGTAG
- a CDS encoding LIC_13029 family protein, translated as MAEAQSQNPPKSTNLDESDLKILKSKKTSRELSVLLYRVLYRTDEVRQGAVKVLKETFLRTHTNHPELFPILDRAKFAKDMINLYRTSTTLSPDKLELFFNGIHASFQNEILYFVGKSTQFSFDIIFLVIETILNEMNLPENERSVNMKDRENILKNFKAYNDLSKIFNKIGNTKVVIDKKDDIITEISILHKDITITSIESMFRHILAQLLLSKKYNCGNLIEKWAQEYGMEDNASSMKRVIVEATPLTEFRVQFTNAVKILKDENELDLMFLRTLANYYASWVTQVSEQIPS; from the coding sequence ATGGCAGAAGCGCAAAGCCAGAATCCTCCAAAGTCTACGAATCTTGACGAGTCTGATCTTAAGATTCTCAAATCGAAAAAAACTTCCCGCGAACTTTCGGTTCTTCTTTATCGAGTCCTTTACAGAACGGACGAGGTCAGACAAGGCGCCGTTAAAGTTCTTAAAGAAACGTTTTTAAGAACCCATACCAATCACCCGGAACTTTTTCCCATTTTGGATCGAGCGAAGTTCGCTAAGGATATGATCAATCTTTATAGAACTTCCACAACCCTTTCTCCGGATAAACTGGAACTGTTCTTCAACGGAATTCACGCTTCTTTTCAAAACGAGATCCTTTACTTTGTGGGAAAGTCCACACAATTCTCCTTTGATATCATCTTTCTCGTCATTGAAACGATTTTGAACGAGATGAATCTTCCCGAAAACGAAAGAAGCGTAAACATGAAGGATCGGGAAAACATCCTCAAGAATTTTAAAGCCTACAACGATCTCTCAAAAATTTTCAATAAGATCGGAAACACAAAGGTTGTGATCGATAAAAAAGACGACATTATCACCGAGATATCGATCCTTCATAAGGATATTACGATCACTTCGATTGAAAGTATGTTTCGTCACATTTTGGCTCAGCTTCTTCTTTCCAAAAAATACAATTGCGGGAATTTAATCGAGAAATGGGCGCAAGAATACGGGATGGAAGACAACGCTTCCTCCATGAAACGAGTGATCGTTGAGGCGACCCCACTTACGGAATTCAGGGTTCAATTCACGAATGCGGTAAAGATCCTAAAGGACGAAAACGAATTGGATTTGATGTTTTTAAGAACTCTTGCGAACTACTACGCTTCCTGGGTGACTCAGGTTTCGGAACAAATTCCTTCTTAA